The following are from one region of the Candidatus Neomarinimicrobiota bacterium genome:
- the crtI gene encoding phytoene desaturase → MKRAVIIGAGFGGLATAIRLQSRGYRTTLLEKNAKVGGHAYQLKRDGYTFDMGPSLITAPDIIQGVFSSAGKRMEDYLDLTKLDPFYRIYYHDGTYLDYTDDSDDMKRQMAQFNPGDAENYDEFINESRELYNAVITDGLGSTPFQDWGTMLEFLPRALKLKALLPAHTFVKRHFKDPRHRFAFSFHPLFIGGSPFRAPSVYLMIPYLEKTGGVWFSKGGMYSLVEAFAKVFTESGGTIHTNSPATEIVVEDGKAVGVRTDDNFYHADVVVSNADFAHTYRNLVKPEHRSKWSDRKVEKMDYSMSAFLLYLGVKKQYPKLKHHTLILSERYKELVKDIFDRKILPDDFSMYLHVPTRTDSEMAPEGAESMYVLIPVANLDSGIDWEEMKQTYADKILQFLEEDFGLEDLRTNIEVQEIFTPKDFQEQRNSHLGSAWGVEPKLTQTAIFRPHNRSDDIGGLYFVGASTHPGAGVPGVLLTAEATENAILEDIRKNQLKTT, encoded by the coding sequence ATGAAACGAGCAGTCATAATCGGAGCGGGCTTTGGCGGACTGGCAACGGCTATCCGTTTGCAGTCGCGGGGCTACCGCACTACGCTTCTGGAAAAGAATGCAAAAGTCGGGGGACACGCCTACCAGCTGAAGCGGGACGGCTACACCTTCGACATGGGACCGTCGTTGATCACCGCACCGGATATTATCCAGGGTGTATTCAGTTCCGCCGGGAAACGGATGGAGGACTATCTGGATCTGACCAAACTGGATCCGTTCTACCGGATCTATTATCACGACGGAACTTATCTGGATTACACGGACGATTCCGACGATATGAAGCGTCAGATGGCGCAATTCAATCCCGGGGATGCAGAAAACTACGACGAATTCATCAACGAATCCCGGGAACTCTACAACGCCGTGATCACCGACGGGCTCGGTTCGACGCCGTTCCAGGACTGGGGCACCATGCTGGAATTTTTACCGCGAGCATTGAAGCTGAAGGCCCTCCTGCCGGCTCACACGTTCGTCAAACGTCATTTTAAAGATCCGCGGCACCGGTTTGCGTTTTCGTTTCATCCGTTGTTTATCGGCGGGAGTCCGTTTCGGGCTCCTTCAGTCTACTTGATGATCCCGTACCTGGAGAAAACCGGCGGCGTCTGGTTCAGCAAGGGGGGCATGTACAGCCTGGTGGAAGCGTTCGCCAAAGTATTCACCGAATCCGGCGGCACCATTCACACCAATTCGCCTGCCACAGAGATCGTAGTGGAGGACGGAAAGGCTGTAGGAGTCCGGACGGACGATAACTTCTACCACGCTGACGTAGTGGTCTCAAACGCTGACTTTGCGCATACCTATCGCAACTTGGTAAAGCCGGAGCACCGATCGAAATGGTCGGATCGCAAGGTGGAAAAAATGGACTATTCCATGAGCGCCTTTCTCCTGTATCTGGGTGTGAAAAAGCAGTATCCCAAACTGAAGCACCACACTCTGATACTCTCGGAACGTTACAAAGAACTTGTGAAGGACATTTTTGACAGGAAGATTCTGCCGGACGATTTCTCCATGTACCTGCACGTGCCGACCCGCACCGATTCTGAGATGGCGCCGGAAGGAGCCGAAAGTATGTACGTGCTGATTCCGGTAGCCAATCTCGATAGCGGCATTGATTGGGAAGAGATGAAGCAGACGTACGCCGATAAAATCCTCCAATTCCTGGAGGAAGATTTCGGCTTGGAGGACCTGCGCACCAACATCGAGGTGCAGGAAATTTTTACTCCCAAGGATTTTCAGGAGCAACGAAATTCCCATCTCGGCAGCGCCTGGGGCGTGGAGCCGAAGCTCACCCAGACGGCGATTTTCCGCCCCCATAACCGCAGCGATGATATCGGCGGACTTTACTTTGTTGGCGCCAGCACCCACCCCGGCGCAGGCGTCCCGGGCGTCCTGCTGACGGCGGAGGCCACGGAGAATGCCATTCTGGAAGATATACGAAAAAATCAACTGAAAACCACGTGA
- a CDS encoding lycopene cyclase domain-containing protein has product MIYEYLIFNAIVAAGPVALSFERTVRYVTKWRAAIIASVTAALPFLLWDLLVAGKHWQFSEDHTLASLGFLLPPGEILFFLTVPFACLFIWEVLRKREWALLKRTSLIYPIFYAIGAAGILFLIVTSRDYTALVLITIGVVALADRFSGAQLLTQKVTYTFLAIVTGLILVFNGYLTARPVVLYNPDVLSGLKIFTIPVEDFLYGYGLILLVTVIYTRTTHTNTTPNHGENQ; this is encoded by the coding sequence ATGATCTACGAATATCTCATATTTAACGCGATTGTGGCAGCCGGCCCGGTGGCGCTCAGTTTTGAGCGAACGGTGCGGTACGTGACGAAGTGGCGGGCTGCCATCATCGCTTCTGTAACAGCGGCGCTCCCGTTCCTTCTCTGGGATCTGCTGGTCGCCGGCAAGCACTGGCAGTTCAGCGAGGATCACACCCTGGCATCTCTGGGATTCCTGCTGCCGCCGGGGGAGATACTGTTTTTCCTCACCGTCCCGTTCGCCTGTCTCTTCATCTGGGAAGTACTCCGGAAAAGGGAATGGGCCTTGCTGAAAAGGACTTCCTTAATTTACCCGATATTTTATGCAATCGGTGCGGCTGGAATACTCTTTCTCATTGTCACTTCCAGAGATTACACGGCGCTCGTGCTGATAACCATCGGTGTTGTGGCGCTGGCGGACCGATTCTCTGGTGCACAATTGTTAACACAAAAGGTGACTTACACGTTTTTAGCCATCGTTACGGGACTCATTTTAGTGTTTAACGGATACCTCACCGCCCGGCCGGTGGTGCTGTACAATCCGGACGTCCTCTCAGGACTTAAAATTTTCACTATTCCGGTGGAGGATTTCCTCTACGGCTACGGCCTTATTTTGTTGGTAACGGTTATATACACAAGAACAACCCACACGAACACTACACCCAATCACGGAGAAAACCAATGA